A window of Candidatus Bathyarchaeota archaeon contains these coding sequences:
- a CDS encoding glycosyltransferase family 2 protein, protein MTTPKLNETVQVSVVLPAYNEVNYLTPAVEKTIQTLNQFVDSYEIIIAEDGSTDGTAQRAQQLAQQYPCVVHIHREKRLGRGTALNNAFCQSRGQVLVYMDLDLATDLKHLKPLVEAISVGGYDFATGSRMLEESKAERTFSRGFSSKTYNWLVRRMLGSKLRDHQCGFKAFRREALLGLLGEVEATHWFWDTEVMVRGYRHGLRIKEFAVEWHSGKDTKVNLAKDAWNMFRQTVGLWWKFKTEKKP, encoded by the coding sequence ATGACCACACCAAAACTGAACGAAACAGTACAGGTTTCAGTGGTGTTGCCCGCCTACAACGAAGTCAACTACCTCACACCAGCCGTAGAAAAAACCATCCAAACCCTAAACCAATTCGTGGATTCCTACGAAATAATCATAGCCGAAGACGGCAGCACAGACGGCACCGCCCAACGCGCCCAGCAACTTGCTCAACAATACCCATGCGTGGTACATATTCACCGAGAAAAAAGGTTAGGGCGGGGAACTGCACTCAACAACGCTTTCTGCCAGAGCCGCGGACAAGTTTTGGTTTACATGGACCTCGACTTAGCCACCGACCTCAAACACCTAAAACCCCTCGTTGAAGCCATCAGCGTTGGGGGTTACGATTTCGCCACGGGTTCAAGGATGCTTGAAGAGAGCAAAGCCGAACGCACGTTTAGCAGGGGGTTTAGCTCTAAAACTTACAATTGGCTCGTCAGACGCATGTTGGGCTCTAAGTTGCGTGACCATCAATGCGGATTCAAAGCGTTTAGGCGGGAAGCGCTTTTGGGTTTGCTCGGTGAGGTGGAGGCGACGCATTGGTTCTGGGACACAGAAGTCATGGTCAGAGGCTATCGTCATGGTTTGCGAATTAAGGAGTTTGCGGTGGAGTGGCATAGCGGCAAAGACACCAAAGTCAACTTAGCAAAAGACGCTTGGAACATGTTTCGGCAAACCGTTGGGTTATGGTGGAAGTTTAAAACAGAGAAAAAACCGTAA
- a CDS encoding MFS transporter, which yields MTISKRTAYVAILTMGIVSMLGDIVYESGRGITPDYLSFLGLSALTIGLVSGFGEFLGYAARLVTGKLADKSRAYWFFIFLGYGCILAIPLVGVSTSVELVIALILTERLGKALRSPSRDTVVSVISKSVGAGKAFGLHEAIDQIGAIIGPALFGVILLLTANNYSIAFELLIIPFILMIIALIFTYKKIGKKVDQNIEVEIKAANDKKTPLNRHFWLYCSAVFLNTLGLLPVALILFRGSMILQPLGAQWIIPFLYVIVQVVDVPMALVSGHLFDKIGLKILLLPFALSLLPVLAIAYGGLTGVIAACVLFGLVLGMQESIYRAAVSNLVSLNQRGTAYGVFNTVLGVGTLASGAIFGFLMDSGYSVLIWIGFSAVIQIVALLMLQKARNCPLT from the coding sequence TTGACTATCTCAAAAAGAACCGCCTACGTTGCAATCCTCACAATGGGTATCGTAAGCATGTTAGGCGACATCGTTTACGAGTCAGGCAGAGGCATAACTCCTGATTACCTGAGTTTTCTGGGTCTCTCCGCGTTAACCATCGGTTTAGTCAGCGGGTTTGGAGAGTTTCTTGGTTATGCTGCAAGACTCGTCACAGGCAAACTGGCAGATAAGAGCCGCGCGTACTGGTTTTTCATTTTCCTCGGTTACGGCTGCATACTTGCCATACCCCTAGTAGGCGTGTCAACGAGTGTAGAATTAGTTATCGCTTTAATTTTGACGGAGCGATTAGGGAAGGCTTTGAGGTCGCCTTCTCGGGACACGGTTGTCTCGGTTATTAGTAAAAGTGTTGGGGCAGGGAAAGCTTTTGGTCTTCACGAAGCTATCGATCAAATAGGCGCAATCATTGGGCCCGCACTTTTCGGCGTTATACTACTGCTAACTGCAAACAATTACTCCATTGCGTTTGAACTGCTGATAATTCCCTTCATTCTAATGATAATCGCGTTGATTTTCACCTATAAAAAAATCGGTAAAAAAGTAGACCAAAACATAGAGGTTGAAATAAAAGCAGCCAACGACAAAAAAACACCGCTTAACCGCCACTTCTGGCTCTACTGCTCAGCAGTGTTCCTAAACACACTCGGTCTTCTTCCTGTAGCTTTGATACTGTTTCGTGGCTCCATGATTCTTCAACCGCTAGGGGCGCAGTGGATTATTCCTTTCCTCTATGTCATTGTTCAAGTGGTCGATGTTCCGATGGCTTTAGTGTCAGGGCACCTTTTCGACAAAATAGGTTTGAAAATTCTTTTGTTACCCTTTGCCCTTTCACTTCTCCCTGTGCTCGCTATCGCCTACGGCGGCTTAACTGGAGTAATCGCAGCCTGTGTCCTGTTCGGTTTAGTTTTAGGAATGCAGGAATCGATTTACCGTGCTGCAGTTAGCAATTTGGTTTCGCTCAACCAGCGAGGCACCGCGTACGGCGTTTTTAACACCGTTTTGGGTGTCGGTACGCTTGCCAGCGGAGCCATCTTTGGTTTCTTGATGGACAGCGGATATTCTGTGTTAATATGGATTGGATTCTCAGCGGTAATCCAGATAGTAGCCTTATTGATGTTACAGAAGGCGCGGAATTGCCCGCTTACTTAG
- a CDS encoding right-handed parallel beta-helix repeat-containing protein, with product MSRTKSAVTVDLMVNCMRKAASLTIIIFMLAASIVVFQPLEAKGNVIVVPDDFLTINQAIQNAKDDDTIFIKQGIYNETLVIDKRLTIRGEDTNKTVLNGNYRETVIQVRYYNVTITGLTILFSQDHNSAHRYYIRPPGNSSAFFVRHTDWEEGLSGIHLQNAQYCNISGNIVSDCGLGLWLTGSQYNTISGNTFVRNNNGLVAQTSWYNKIVGNTFLDGGAGVCLPPQNVFKTGLVNDQSSGYNTFVHNNFIGNQIPIESLSLVNTTSNIWDDGTEGNYWSTYNGTDSDGNHIGDQPYQIMAEYYTGYISNAVWKEQVYGVDNYPLMEPFNDDNVVVASTDPDMQAKQNSATLTLIEVTAAVTALIVIVALIVYFKKHGFFSL from the coding sequence TTGAGTAGAACTAAATCCGCTGTTACAGTTGACTTGATGGTGAACTGTATGCGCAAAGCTGCAAGCTTAACGATAATCATCTTCATGTTAGCGGCTTCTATAGTTGTGTTTCAGCCTTTGGAGGCAAAGGGAAACGTGATAGTGGTTCCCGACGATTTTCTCACCATAAACCAAGCCATCCAGAACGCTAAAGACGACGACACAATATTCATCAAACAAGGCATCTACAATGAAACCTTAGTCATCGATAAACGGTTGACAATCAGGGGCGAGGATACAAACAAAACTGTACTCAACGGGAACTATCGCGAAACCGTTATTCAGGTCCGCTATTATAACGTCACCATAACAGGTTTGACGATTTTGTTCTCTCAAGACCACAATAGTGCACACCGCTACTATATACGTCCCCCTGGCAACAGTTCCGCCTTCTTTGTAAGGCATACTGACTGGGAAGAAGGGCTGTCTGGAATTCATCTTCAAAATGCCCAATACTGCAACATCTCTGGTAACATAGTTTCAGATTGTGGCTTGGGTTTATGGCTAACAGGATCCCAGTACAACACGATTTCTGGAAATACCTTTGTTCGAAACAACAATGGATTAGTGGCTCAAACTTCATGGTACAACAAAATCGTCGGAAACACGTTTCTAGATGGAGGCGCAGGCGTTTGTTTACCGCCACAAAACGTCTTTAAAACGGGTTTGGTCAACGATCAATCATCTGGTTACAATACATTTGTACATAACAACTTTATCGGCAACCAAATACCCATAGAAAGCCTAAGCCTAGTAAATACAACGTCGAACATTTGGGATGATGGAACAGAAGGCAACTACTGGAGCACATACAACGGCACTGACAGCGATGGCAACCACATAGGCGACCAACCCTACCAAATCATGGCAGAATACTACACAGGTTACATAAGCAATGCCGTCTGGAAAGAGCAAGTGTACGGCGTAGATAACTACCCCCTTATGGAGCCTTTCAATGATGACAATGTGGTTGTCGCATCAACAGACCCTGATATGCAAGCAAAACAGAACTCAGCCACCTTAACCCTGATAGAGGTAACCGCCGCAGTGACAGCCCTAATCGTCATCGTAGCATTGATTGTTTACTTCAAGAAACACGGTTTCTTCTCACTTTAA
- a CDS encoding Lrp/AsnC family transcriptional regulator, giving the protein MDKLDYLILAELQKDGLMSFVDIAKNVHSTPCTVRRRYEKMKKEGKIFRCIVSLDLARLGYQGKTFLLINLLPNSNKFETVAYLKNIKNVLVVTEIIGPCDIMAIAPITDLTSIQTLISEAKKAPNIQKVDFYCINNNSFPIGHNFGEMLNQRCRVLADKL; this is encoded by the coding sequence ATGGACAAGCTAGATTACCTCATTTTAGCTGAACTGCAAAAAGACGGGTTGATGTCTTTTGTTGACATAGCAAAAAATGTTCACTCCACCCCCTGCACCGTTCGAAGACGCTATGAAAAAATGAAGAAAGAGGGCAAAATTTTTCGCTGCATCGTATCCCTTGACTTGGCGCGGTTAGGCTACCAAGGAAAAACTTTTCTACTCATTAACCTGCTGCCGAACAGCAACAAATTCGAAACCGTGGCGTACCTAAAGAACATAAAAAACGTGCTAGTAGTCACAGAAATCATCGGCCCCTGCGACATAATGGCGATCGCGCCTATTACAGACCTAACAAGCATCCAAACACTGATATCGGAGGCAAAAAAAGCGCCCAACATCCAAAAAGTTGATTTTTACTGCATAAACAACAATAGTTTTCCAATCGGGCACAACTTTGGTGAGATGCTCAATCAGAGATGCCGGGTTCTTGCAGATAAACTGTGA
- a CDS encoding AsnC family transcriptional regulator, giving the protein MSPKVEIDEIDEQIIHLLIKDARLSLKEIAKKCGISAVSVFNRINRLKKQGVITGATLFASLDNFKLYLVASIGMETENDADVDEILRFFKEHTCLIEPSVSIGKYDLYALIYSENFESLNDRVEMVRRLPGIRKVVVSVWSGLPILNFENIDLMPKTGCT; this is encoded by the coding sequence ATGTCCCCCAAAGTTGAAATCGACGAAATAGACGAACAAATCATACACCTCCTCATCAAAGACGCACGCCTAAGCCTAAAAGAAATAGCCAAAAAATGCGGCATATCCGCCGTATCAGTATTCAACCGAATAAACCGCCTCAAAAAACAAGGCGTCATCACAGGCGCAACCCTGTTCGCCTCACTGGATAATTTCAAACTATACCTAGTTGCCTCTATTGGAATGGAAACTGAAAACGACGCCGACGTAGATGAAATTTTAAGGTTTTTCAAAGAACACACCTGCCTAATCGAGCCCTCCGTAAGCATAGGAAAATACGACCTCTACGCATTGATTTATTCAGAAAATTTCGAAAGCCTAAACGATCGCGTGGAAATGGTGCGGCGGCTACCTGGAATCCGAAAAGTCGTTGTGTCCGTGTGGTCAGGGTTACCAATCCTAAATTTCGAAAACATTGATTTGATGCCGAAAACTGGGTGTACCTGA